From the genome of Dickeya aquatica, one region includes:
- a CDS encoding alpha-galactosidase yields the protein METTLIRLTSAVTDVIVRCQPAAEIVYWGPHLAAFSPQDAQSLSRPVANGRLDVDVPVTLAAETGRGLFGSPGIEGHRNGLDAFAVLTTVAVHQPDPQQLVIEAEDRQAGLRLRSEFKLHADSGVLQLRHCLTNLHAGDWQVQRLALTLPLPESAAEVMAFHGRWVREFQPHRTRLTHGSLVQENRRGRTSHESFPAMVSGEPGFAEQHGRVWGVHLGWSGNHRLRAEVKTDGRRLVQAEALYLPGEIALAQGESLTTPWLYAACSEQGLNGMSQQFHRFLRQEIIRFPRASARPVHLNTWEGIYFNHDPDYIMQMATQAAALGVERFIIDDGWFRGRDHDRAALGDWYVDAQKYPQGLMPVINHVRSLGMEFGIWVEPEMVNPDSDLYRAHPDWLLALPGYAQPTGRYQYALDLANPEVFDYLLARLSWLLGEHPVDYVKWDMNRELVQPAHQGRAAADRQTRAFYRLLDILGERFPQVEFESCASGGGRIDYEVLRRSHRFWASDNNDALERQTIQRGMSYFFPPEVMGAHIGHHRCHATGRQHSIAFRGLTALFGHMGIELDPVRADEQEQAGFRHYVALHRQYRTLLHTGLLWRVDMPDATTQVQGVVSEDSRQALFLVAQLAMPDYALAGVLRVPGLDAQARYRLTVVDHPDLKPVIEGGSTMRQLPLWMAAPAEYSGEWLMKAGLRLPILNPETALLLELHRL from the coding sequence ATGGAAACGACGCTGATTCGTCTCACCAGTGCGGTGACGGATGTGATTGTGCGCTGCCAACCGGCAGCGGAAATTGTCTATTGGGGGCCGCATCTGGCGGCATTCTCGCCACAGGATGCGCAAAGTTTGTCGCGGCCAGTGGCGAATGGCCGGCTGGACGTGGACGTGCCGGTGACGCTGGCGGCGGAAACCGGACGCGGGCTGTTCGGCTCGCCGGGCATTGAGGGCCATCGCAACGGTCTGGATGCCTTTGCGGTGCTGACCACCGTGGCGGTGCACCAGCCAGACCCACAGCAACTGGTCATTGAGGCGGAAGACCGTCAGGCGGGTTTGCGCCTGAGGAGCGAATTCAAGCTGCACGCCGACAGCGGGGTGCTGCAACTGCGCCACTGCCTGACCAACCTGCATGCCGGTGACTGGCAGGTGCAGCGGCTGGCGCTCACGCTGCCGCTGCCGGAATCGGCGGCGGAGGTGATGGCGTTTCATGGGCGCTGGGTGAGGGAATTTCAGCCGCACCGCACGCGGCTCACGCACGGCAGTCTGGTGCAGGAAAACCGCCGTGGGCGCACCTCGCATGAGTCTTTCCCGGCGATGGTGAGCGGCGAGCCGGGGTTTGCCGAGCAGCACGGCCGGGTGTGGGGGGTACACCTCGGCTGGAGCGGCAACCATCGGCTGCGCGCAGAAGTGAAAACCGATGGGCGACGGCTGGTGCAGGCGGAAGCGCTGTATCTGCCCGGTGAAATCGCGCTGGCGCAGGGGGAATCGCTGACCACGCCGTGGCTGTACGCCGCCTGCTCGGAGCAGGGGCTCAACGGCATGAGCCAACAGTTTCATCGCTTTTTGCGCCAGGAGATTATCCGCTTTCCGCGCGCCAGCGCCCGTCCGGTGCATCTCAATACCTGGGAAGGCATCTATTTTAACCACGACCCGGACTACATCATGCAGATGGCGACGCAGGCCGCTGCGCTGGGCGTTGAGCGTTTTATTATCGATGACGGCTGGTTTCGCGGGCGTGACCATGACCGTGCCGCCCTCGGCGACTGGTACGTGGACGCACAGAAATACCCGCAAGGGCTGATGCCGGTGATAAACCATGTGCGCTCACTGGGCATGGAGTTCGGTATCTGGGTGGAGCCGGAAATGGTTAACCCGGATTCCGATCTCTATCGCGCCCACCCGGACTGGCTGCTGGCGCTGCCCGGCTATGCGCAGCCGACCGGGCGTTATCAGTATGCGCTCGACCTGGCCAACCCGGAGGTGTTCGATTACCTGCTGGCGCGCCTGAGCTGGCTGCTGGGTGAACACCCTGTCGATTACGTGAAGTGGGACATGAACCGCGAACTGGTGCAACCGGCCCATCAGGGGCGGGCAGCGGCCGATCGCCAGACCAGGGCGTTCTATCGCCTGCTCGATATATTGGGTGAGCGCTTCCCGCAGGTGGAGTTTGAGTCCTGTGCCTCGGGCGGCGGGCGTATCGACTACGAGGTGCTGCGGCGTAGCCACCGCTTCTGGGCGTCTGACAATAACGACGCGCTGGAGCGGCAGACTATCCAGCGCGGCATGAGTTATTTCTTCCCCCCCGAAGTGATGGGCGCACACATCGGTCATCACCGCTGCCACGCTACCGGACGTCAGCACAGTATTGCTTTTCGTGGCCTGACGGCGTTGTTTGGTCACATGGGGATCGAGCTGGATCCGGTACGTGCCGACGAGCAGGAACAGGCCGGTTTTCGCCATTATGTGGCGTTGCACCGCCAGTACCGCACGCTATTGCACACCGGCCTTCTGTGGCGGGTCGACATGCCGGATGCCACCACGCAGGTGCAGGGGGTGGTCAGCGAGGATAGCCGACAGGCGCTGTTTCTGGTCGCGCAACTGGCCATGCCGGATTACGCGCTGGCCGGGGTGCTGCGCGTCCCCGGGCTGGACGCGCAAGCCCGTTACCGCTTAACCGTGGTGGACCACCCAGACCTGAAACCGGTCATCGAGGGCGGCAGCACCATGCGCCAGTTGCCGCTCTGGATGGCAGCACCGGCTGAATATAGCGGCGAATGGTTGATGAAAGCGGGCTTACGCCTGCCGATCCTTAACCCGGAAACGGCGCTGTTACTGGAATTACACCGTCTGTAA
- a CDS encoding LacI family DNA-binding transcriptional regulator, translated as MSLKQIAKTLGLSVTTVSRALNGYDDVAAETRQRVEEEARRLGYRPNTFARRLKMGRIDAVGLVFPLQPAPLSNTTFMEMVAEISHELAKQEIDLLLIADDGQADSHAFLRMIESRRVDALLVAHTLQQDPRLQYLQAVGFPFLALGRSDLPQPYAWFDFDNQAGGALATRHLIDLGHRHIAFLGEHHPQSFIAQRRAGYLAALADAGITRRDELLRQVAPSRREGYQATLQWLALPQPPTAIVTDGSTQGEGVALALRDCARLHGERAVSLIVYDGLPTDSLLDIPVTAITQATRAQVGQQIAHMVFRLLAGDTLSSLQVLWQPQLRAGQTDNPPPKTE; from the coding sequence ATGTCACTGAAACAGATTGCAAAAACACTGGGATTATCCGTTACCACCGTCAGCCGGGCGCTGAATGGCTACGATGATGTGGCCGCCGAAACGCGCCAGCGGGTGGAAGAGGAAGCCCGGCGTCTTGGCTATCGCCCCAATACCTTTGCCCGGCGGCTGAAAATGGGGCGTATTGACGCGGTAGGGCTGGTGTTTCCGTTGCAGCCTGCGCCGCTCAGCAATACCACCTTTATGGAGATGGTGGCGGAAATCAGCCATGAGCTGGCGAAGCAGGAGATAGACCTGCTACTGATCGCCGACGACGGGCAAGCCGACAGCCACGCGTTTTTGCGCATGATTGAAAGCCGCCGGGTGGATGCGCTGCTTGTTGCGCATACGCTGCAACAAGACCCCCGGCTGCAATACCTGCAAGCGGTCGGCTTTCCGTTTCTGGCGCTGGGGCGCAGCGATTTGCCGCAGCCTTATGCCTGGTTCGATTTCGACAATCAGGCCGGCGGCGCGCTGGCTACCCGCCACCTGATTGACCTTGGCCACCGCCATATTGCTTTTCTGGGTGAACACCATCCGCAATCCTTTATCGCGCAACGTCGCGCCGGTTATCTGGCGGCGCTGGCTGATGCCGGTATCACCCGGCGCGATGAACTGTTGCGCCAGGTGGCACCGTCACGCCGGGAAGGGTATCAGGCAACGTTGCAATGGCTGGCGCTGCCACAGCCGCCGACCGCGATTGTCACCGATGGCAGCACGCAAGGGGAAGGCGTAGCGCTGGCGTTGCGCGACTGCGCCCGGCTGCACGGTGAACGTGCGGTATCGCTGATTGTCTATGACGGCCTGCCCACAGATTCACTGCTGGACATCCCGGTGACGGCCATCACTCAGGCCACCCGCGCGCAGGTAGGCCAACAAATCGCCCACATGGTGTTTCGGCTGCTGGCGGGCGATACGCTCTCGTCATTACAGGTGCTGTGGCAACCGCAACTGCGCGCCGGACAGACGGATAACCCGCCGCCAAAAACAGAATAA
- the fdnG gene encoding formate dehydrogenase-N subunit alpha, whose translation MQVNRRGFFKVCAGGMAGTTLAVLGFAPTEAMASVRQYKLLRSKETRNNCTYCSVGCGLLMYSLGDGAKNAKPAIFHIEGDPDHPVSRGSLCPKGAGLVDYIHSEGRLKYPQYRAPGSDKWQRISWEDAIERIARLMKKDRDANFERVNAKGTLVNRWLTTGMLCSSAASNETGILDQKFARSLGMVAIDCQARLCHGPTVAALAPTFGRGAMTNNWVDIKNANVIIVMGGNAAEAHPVGFKWAVEAKTHNDAKLIVVDPRFNRSAAVADLYAPIRAGSDAAFLLGIVNYLITHDKIHHEYVKSYTSASLIVREDFSFDDGLFSGYNSQTHQYDKSSWQYELGADGFAKRDMTLSHPRCVWNLLKKHVSRYTPEMVTSLCGTPAKAYEEICQSLAETCVANKTATFMYALGWTHHTNGAQIIRAAAMIQLLLGNIGMAGGGINALRGHSNIQGYTDLGLLSLNLPGYMPLPSEKQGDLKTYLSQITPDALLADQVNYWKNTPKFFISMMKSFWGDNAQAANNWGYDWLPKWDRSYDVMAQTELMLDGKMNGYIVQGFNPLAAFANKNKATAALSKLKYMVVIDPLATETSTFWQNHGEFNDVNPAEIQTEVFRLPSSCFAEENGSIANSGRWLQWHWAAAEPPAEALHDAKILGRLMTRLRELYREEGGVCPEPVLNINWNYQDPEDPTPEEIAREANGMALADVFDDKGNLLLKKGQQLADFSQLRDDGSTASFCWIYAGSWTEAGNQMANRDNTDVGLGATPGWAWCWPQNRRILYNRASADLQGKPWDSKRKLLEWTGQKWKGIDVPDFAATVPPGKDTMPFIMLPEGVARLFSLDKLTDGPFPEHYEPIESPLDTNPLHPAVVSNPAARLFARDAKTMGKASDFPYVATTYSITELFRHWTKHARMNAIIQPEQFVEIGENLAKSKGIQAGDMVKVSCQRGYIKAKAVVTKRIKTLTVAGKAIETVGIPCHWGFEGTTRKGFLANTLTPSVGDANSQTPEYKAFLVNVEKV comes from the coding sequence ATGCAGGTTAATCGAAGGGGCTTTTTTAAAGTCTGCGCCGGGGGAATGGCGGGCACCACGCTCGCGGTATTAGGGTTTGCCCCCACAGAGGCGATGGCTTCTGTGCGTCAATACAAATTGCTGCGCTCAAAAGAAACACGCAATAACTGCACTTACTGTTCTGTTGGCTGCGGGCTGTTGATGTACAGCCTGGGCGACGGGGCAAAAAACGCCAAACCCGCCATTTTTCATATTGAAGGCGACCCGGATCATCCGGTCAGCCGTGGCTCGTTGTGCCCGAAAGGGGCCGGGCTGGTGGACTACATTCACAGCGAAGGCCGCCTGAAATACCCGCAATACCGTGCGCCGGGTTCGGACAAATGGCAGCGCATCAGCTGGGAAGACGCTATCGAGCGCATCGCCCGGCTGATGAAAAAAGACCGTGATGCCAATTTCGAGCGCGTCAACGCCAAAGGCACGCTGGTTAACCGCTGGCTGACCACCGGCATGCTGTGTTCCTCTGCCGCCAGTAATGAAACCGGCATTCTCGACCAGAAATTCGCCCGTTCGCTGGGCATGGTCGCCATCGACTGTCAGGCGCGCCTGTGCCACGGCCCGACCGTTGCCGCGCTGGCACCGACCTTTGGCCGTGGCGCGATGACCAACAACTGGGTGGACATCAAAAACGCCAACGTGATCATCGTGATGGGCGGCAACGCTGCGGAAGCGCACCCGGTCGGTTTCAAATGGGCGGTGGAAGCCAAAACCCACAACGACGCCAAACTGATCGTGGTTGACCCGCGTTTTAACCGCTCTGCCGCTGTCGCCGATTTGTATGCGCCGATCCGCGCCGGGTCAGACGCCGCGTTCCTGCTCGGTATCGTCAACTATTTGATTACCCACGATAAGATTCACCACGAGTATGTGAAGTCCTACACCAGCGCCAGCCTGATCGTGCGTGAGGACTTCAGCTTCGACGACGGGCTGTTCAGCGGTTATAACAGCCAGACGCACCAGTATGACAAGAGCAGCTGGCAGTATGAGCTGGGCGCAGACGGTTTCGCCAAACGCGACATGACGCTGAGCCACCCGCGCTGCGTGTGGAACCTGCTGAAAAAGCACGTCTCCCGCTACACGCCGGAGATGGTGACGTCACTGTGCGGCACACCGGCGAAAGCCTATGAAGAGATTTGCCAGTCGCTGGCGGAAACCTGTGTTGCCAACAAAACCGCGACCTTCATGTACGCGCTGGGCTGGACGCACCACACCAACGGCGCGCAGATTATCCGCGCGGCGGCGATGATCCAGCTGTTGCTCGGCAACATCGGCATGGCGGGTGGCGGCATCAATGCGCTGCGCGGCCACTCCAACATTCAGGGCTATACCGATCTCGGGCTGCTGAGTCTCAACCTGCCGGGCTACATGCCGCTGCCATCGGAAAAACAGGGCGACCTGAAAACCTACCTTAGCCAGATAACACCGGATGCGCTGCTGGCGGATCAGGTCAATTACTGGAAGAACACGCCGAAATTTTTTATCAGCATGATGAAAAGCTTCTGGGGCGATAACGCGCAGGCCGCCAACAACTGGGGCTATGACTGGCTGCCGAAGTGGGATCGCAGCTATGACGTGATGGCCCAGACCGAGCTGATGCTGGACGGCAAAATGAACGGCTACATCGTGCAGGGCTTCAACCCGCTGGCGGCGTTCGCCAACAAGAACAAAGCCACGGCAGCGCTGTCGAAACTGAAATACATGGTGGTTATCGACCCGCTGGCGACCGAAACCTCCACCTTCTGGCAGAACCACGGCGAATTTAATGACGTCAACCCGGCGGAGATCCAGACCGAAGTGTTCCGCCTGCCGTCGAGCTGCTTTGCCGAAGAGAACGGTTCTATCGCCAACTCCGGGCGCTGGCTGCAATGGCACTGGGCGGCGGCCGAGCCACCGGCTGAAGCGCTGCACGACGCGAAAATCCTTGGCCGCCTGATGACGCGCCTGCGTGAGCTGTACCGCGAAGAGGGCGGCGTGTGCCCGGAACCGGTGCTGAACATCAACTGGAACTATCAAGACCCGGAAGACCCGACGCCGGAAGAAATTGCCCGCGAAGCCAACGGCATGGCGCTGGCGGACGTATTCGACGACAAGGGCAATCTGCTGCTGAAAAAAGGCCAGCAACTGGCGGACTTCTCGCAGTTGCGCGATGACGGCAGCACCGCCAGTTTCTGCTGGATTTACGCCGGGAGCTGGACTGAAGCGGGTAATCAGATGGCCAACCGCGACAACACCGACGTCGGCCTTGGCGCTACGCCGGGCTGGGCCTGGTGCTGGCCGCAGAACCGCCGCATCCTGTACAACCGCGCCTCGGCAGATTTGCAGGGCAAACCCTGGGACAGCAAACGCAAGCTGCTGGAATGGACTGGCCAGAAATGGAAAGGTATTGACGTGCCGGATTTCGCCGCCACCGTGCCGCCGGGCAAAGACACCATGCCGTTCATCATGCTGCCGGAAGGGGTGGCGCGGCTGTTCTCGCTCGACAAACTGACCGATGGCCCGTTCCCGGAACACTACGAGCCGATAGAAAGCCCGCTTGATACCAACCCGCTGCACCCGGCGGTGGTGTCGAACCCGGCGGCGCGCCTGTTTGCGCGCGATGCCAAAACCATGGGCAAGGCGAGCGATTTCCCGTATGTCGCCACCACCTATTCCATCACCGAGCTGTTCCGCCACTGGACCAAGCATGCGCGCATGAACGCCATCATCCAGCCGGAGCAGTTTGTCGAAATCGGCGAGAATCTGGCGAAAAGCAAAGGGATTCAGGCGGGCGACATGGTGAAAGTCTCCTGCCAGCGCGGTTACATCAAAGCCAAAGCGGTGGTGACGAAGCGCATCAAAACGCTGACCGTGGCCGGAAAAGCGATTGAGACCGTCGGCATCCCCTGTCACTGGGGGTTTGAGGGCACAACGCGCAAGGGGTTCCTGGCGAACACCCTGACGCCGAGCGTCGGCGATGCCAACTCGCAAACGCCGGAATACAAGGCGTTTCTGGTCAATGTGGAAAAGGTGTAA
- the fdxH gene encoding formate dehydrogenase subunit beta codes for MSMQSQDIIQRSATSSLTPPPQVRDDKSEVAKLIDVTTCIGCKACQAACSEWNDIRDDVGHNVGVYDNPTDLSAKSWTVMRFSEVESADRLEWLIRKDGCMHCAEPGCLKACPSAGAIIQYANGIVDFQSEHCIGCGYCIAGCPFNIPRLNKQDNRVYKCTLCVDRVSTGQEPACVKTCPTGAIHFGTKDDMKQVAAGRIAHLQKRGYANAGLYDPEGVGGTHVMYVLHHADKPSLYHNLPDNPKISTPVNLWKGILKPLSTLGFVATFAGLMFHYIGIGPNTEETAHPHEGQPHEGDDKHE; via the coding sequence ATGTCAATGCAATCTCAGGATATTATCCAGCGTTCGGCCACCAGCAGCCTGACGCCGCCGCCACAGGTTCGGGATGATAAAAGCGAAGTCGCCAAGCTTATCGACGTCACCACCTGCATCGGCTGTAAAGCCTGTCAGGCGGCCTGTTCCGAGTGGAACGACATCCGTGATGACGTCGGCCACAACGTGGGGGTGTACGACAACCCGACCGATCTGAGCGCCAAATCCTGGACGGTGATGCGCTTTTCCGAAGTGGAGAGTGCAGACCGTCTGGAGTGGTTGATTCGTAAAGACGGCTGTATGCACTGCGCCGAACCGGGCTGCCTGAAAGCCTGCCCGTCGGCGGGGGCCATTATTCAGTACGCCAACGGCATCGTTGATTTTCAGTCGGAACACTGCATCGGCTGTGGCTACTGCATCGCCGGGTGCCCGTTCAACATTCCGCGCTTAAACAAGCAGGACAACCGCGTCTACAAATGTACGCTGTGTGTCGATCGCGTCAGCACCGGTCAGGAACCGGCCTGCGTGAAAACCTGCCCGACCGGTGCCATTCATTTCGGCACCAAGGACGACATGAAGCAGGTGGCCGCCGGGCGTATCGCCCATCTGCAAAAACGCGGTTACGCCAATGCTGGCTTGTATGACCCTGAAGGCGTCGGCGGCACCCACGTCATGTACGTGTTGCACCATGCGGATAAACCGTCGCTGTACCACAACCTGCCGGATAACCCGAAAATCTCGACGCCGGTGAACCTGTGGAAAGGCATTCTCAAGCCGCTTTCGACATTGGGCTTCGTTGCGACCTTCGCCGGGCTGATGTTCCACTATATCGGCATTGGGCCGAACACCGAAGAGACCGCGCATCCACACGAAGGGCAGCCGCACGAAGGAGACGATAAGCATGAGTAA
- a CDS encoding MFS transporter: MDTRQPTLPVTTHKHNRNFWIFGLFFFLYFFIMATCFPFLPVWLAEVIGLNKTQTGVVFSAISLFAILFQPLMGVLSDRLGLKKHLLWVIAILLFLFAPFFLYVFAPLLKVNSLLGAVAGGVYIGLVFSAGSGAVEAYIERVSRQSGFEYGKARMFGCLGWGLCASTAGILFNVNPALVFWMGSGAAVILLLLLLIARPEAHPTAQVMDALGANQPPVTLKMASRVFGDRKLWMFVLYVVGVACVYDVFDQQFANFFKSFFATPQQGNQVFGFATTLGELANAVIMFCSPWIINRIGAKNTLLVAGMMMTVRIVGSAFATSAVEVVALKMLHALEVPFLLVGAFKYITATFDIRLSATIYLIGFQFAKQSAAIFLSAMAGNLYDRIGFQHTYLILGAIALTVTIISAFTLSGGRSTAQATYQTKLS, encoded by the coding sequence ATGGACACCCGCCAACCAACCCTGCCTGTGACAACGCATAAACATAACCGTAATTTCTGGATTTTTGGCCTGTTCTTCTTTCTGTATTTCTTCATCATGGCGACCTGTTTTCCGTTTCTGCCGGTGTGGCTGGCGGAGGTGATTGGCCTGAATAAAACCCAGACCGGCGTGGTGTTCTCGGCCATTTCGCTGTTCGCCATTCTGTTCCAGCCGCTGATGGGCGTCTTGTCAGACCGGCTGGGGCTGAAAAAACACCTGCTGTGGGTGATTGCCATTCTGCTGTTTTTATTCGCACCGTTCTTTTTGTATGTGTTTGCGCCGCTGTTGAAGGTCAATAGCCTGCTGGGGGCGGTGGCGGGTGGTGTTTACATCGGGCTGGTGTTTTCCGCCGGTTCCGGCGCGGTAGAAGCCTACATCGAGCGCGTCAGCCGCCAGAGCGGTTTTGAATACGGCAAGGCGCGCATGTTCGGCTGCCTCGGCTGGGGATTGTGTGCCTCCACCGCCGGTATTCTGTTTAACGTCAACCCGGCGCTGGTGTTCTGGATGGGCTCGGGGGCGGCGGTGATTCTGCTACTGTTGCTGCTGATAGCCCGCCCCGAAGCGCACCCGACGGCACAGGTGATGGACGCACTCGGTGCCAATCAGCCGCCGGTGACGCTAAAAATGGCCAGCCGGGTGTTTGGCGATCGCAAACTGTGGATGTTCGTGCTCTACGTGGTCGGGGTTGCCTGCGTGTACGACGTGTTCGACCAGCAGTTTGCCAACTTCTTTAAATCGTTTTTTGCCACACCGCAGCAGGGCAACCAGGTGTTTGGGTTTGCCACCACGCTCGGCGAACTGGCGAATGCGGTCATCATGTTTTGTTCGCCGTGGATAATTAATCGCATCGGGGCGAAAAACACGCTGCTGGTAGCAGGGATGATGATGACGGTGCGCATCGTCGGGTCGGCGTTTGCCACCAGCGCGGTGGAAGTGGTGGCGCTGAAAATGCTGCACGCGCTGGAAGTGCCGTTCCTGTTGGTCGGCGCATTCAAGTACATCACCGCCACCTTTGACATCCGGCTATCCGCCACCATCTACCTGATTGGCTTTCAGTTTGCCAAACAGTCGGCGGCGATTTTCCTGTCAGCAATGGCGGGAAACCTGTATGACCGCATCGGTTTTCAGCACACTTATCTGATCCTCGGCGCGATTGCCTTGACGGTGACGATCATCTCCGCCTTCACGCTCTCTGGCGGTCGCAGCACCGCGCAAGCGACTTATCAGACTAAATTATCCTGA
- a CDS encoding GNAT family N-acetyltransferase, with the protein MTIVIRDMTDADAAYGWSLTQQVHWPHRLEDWQEALQLGEGKLAQVQGEVVGTALCWRWGPHRATIGLVVVDTRYQGRGIGRLLMNGLLERLQGYQVRLHATAAGQGLYARLGFVTRGRIHQYQCAQLPALPFPVLAEGQRLRPAQIADVAALTARDSEAHGLIRPALIEKLMHHARCLRVLEQAGSLSGFAALRRFGRGEVIGPVIAGCAADARLLIGALLAERAGEFVRIDTPDALGLGPFLRTCGLQAVDAPVIMYRGEPWQPATDGMQAWALMSQAMA; encoded by the coding sequence ATGACTATCGTAATACGTGATATGACCGATGCTGATGCGGCCTATGGCTGGTCACTGACACAGCAGGTGCACTGGCCGCACCGGCTGGAGGACTGGCAGGAGGCGCTGCAACTCGGTGAAGGCAAGCTGGCGCAGGTGCAGGGTGAGGTGGTGGGTACCGCCCTGTGCTGGCGCTGGGGGCCGCACCGCGCCACCATTGGTCTGGTGGTGGTGGATACCCGCTATCAGGGGCGTGGTATCGGTCGTTTACTGATGAACGGCCTGCTTGAGAGGCTGCAAGGTTATCAGGTACGGCTGCATGCCACCGCGGCCGGGCAGGGGCTTTATGCACGGCTGGGGTTTGTGACGAGGGGGAGAATACACCAATATCAGTGTGCGCAGTTGCCTGCATTACCCTTCCCGGTGCTGGCCGAAGGGCAGCGTCTGCGTCCGGCGCAGATAGCCGATGTTGCGGCCCTCACCGCACGGGATAGCGAAGCCCACGGGCTGATACGCCCGGCGCTGATAGAAAAGCTGATGCACCATGCCCGTTGCCTGCGTGTGCTGGAGCAGGCGGGCAGCCTGAGCGGGTTTGCGGCGCTGCGTCGCTTTGGCCGTGGCGAGGTGATTGGCCCGGTGATAGCAGGCTGCGCAGCGGATGCCCGTCTGTTGATTGGTGCGCTGCTGGCGGAGCGGGCGGGCGAATTTGTGCGGATAGATACGCCCGATGCGCTCGGGCTGGGGCCTTTTCTGCGGACATGCGGCCTACAGGCGGTAGATGCGCCGGTCATCATGTACCGGGGGGAGCCGTGGCAGCCAGCAACTGACGGGATGCAGGCCTGGGCGCTGATGAGTCAGGCGATGGCCTGA
- the fdnI gene encoding formate dehydrogenase-N subunit gamma, with protein MSNPKMIVRTKFADRVCHWIVVISFFLVALSGIALFFPTLQWLTQTFGTPQMGRIMHPFFGILIVVCLVPMFIRFVGHNIPKRHDLPWFLNIIEVLKGNEHEVADVGKYNPGQKLMFWSIMGLTLVLLITGVIMWRPYFAHLFPIDVVRYAILLHATAAIVLIHAILIHMYMAFWVRGSIKGMIEGKVSEKWALKHHPRWARTVISKANKDKK; from the coding sequence ATGAGTAACCCAAAAATGATTGTGCGCACCAAATTCGCCGACCGTGTCTGCCACTGGATTGTGGTGATAAGCTTCTTTCTGGTGGCGCTGTCGGGCATTGCGCTGTTTTTCCCGACGCTGCAATGGCTGACGCAAACCTTCGGTACGCCGCAGATGGGCCGCATCATGCACCCGTTCTTCGGTATTTTGATTGTGGTGTGTCTGGTGCCAATGTTTATCCGCTTTGTCGGCCACAACATCCCCAAACGCCACGATCTGCCGTGGTTCCTCAACATCATCGAGGTACTGAAGGGCAACGAGCATGAAGTGGCCGATGTGGGTAAATACAACCCCGGCCAGAAACTGATGTTCTGGAGCATCATGGGCTTAACGCTGGTGTTGCTGATTACCGGCGTCATCATGTGGCGGCCCTATTTCGCGCATCTGTTCCCGATAGACGTGGTGCGCTACGCCATTTTGCTGCACGCCACCGCCGCCATCGTGCTTATCCACGCCATTCTGATCCATATGTACATGGCGTTCTGGGTGCGCGGCTCTATCAAAGGCATGATTGAAGGCAAAGTCTCAGAAAAATGGGCGCTGAAACACCACCCGCGCTGGGCGCGCACGGTGATCAGCAAAGCCAATAAAGACAAGAAATAA